The Ziziphus jujuba cultivar Dongzao chromosome 7, ASM3175591v1 genome includes a region encoding these proteins:
- the LOC132804406 gene encoding uncharacterized protein LOC132804406 — protein sequence MKKDIQDYILRTPWLRKAIELDLIMLENQLPYFIFTELFDFILKKQPENQGNMNIPPYLSKHWKESESHDFFIRITCEFFIDYYRNGKATIKKPGEVELQQLNEIKHFTDLVRQFMCPDSGYPPDPHVKIKCLYTAKQLDRAGVNFVPSDDHSLADIHRTKVTYNCFCIGWKYLKLKVPKLKVEDDTECLMRNVMALEQCLYPCEAHICNYISLLDQLINTAEDVELLVEKDVVQNFLGSNDAVANLFNKICDQIAETSFCYGTL from the coding sequence ATGAAGAAGGATATACAGGACTACATATTGAGAACTCCATGGCTAAGGAAAGCTATAGAGCTGGACTTGATAATGCTCGAAAATCAGctcccttattttattttcacagaATTATTTGACTTCATCCTCAAAAAACAGCCAGAAAATCAAGGGAATATGAATATCCCTCCTTATCTATCAAAACATTGGAAGGAAAGTGAATCCCATGATTTCTTTATTAGGATTACATGtgaattcttcattgattattaCAGGAATGGAAAAGCTACAATAAAGAAGCCAGGAGAAGTGGAATTGCAACAGTTGAACGAAATCAAACATTTCACTGATTTGGTCAGACAGTTCATGTGTCCAGATAGTGGGTATCCTCCAGATCCACATGTCAAAATCAAATGTCTATACACTGCAAAACAACTGGATAGAGCAGGGGTGAACTTTGTGCCGAGTGACGACCATTCCTTAGCTGACATACACAGAACAAAGGTTACATACAACTGTTTCTGTATAGGTTGGAAGTATTTGAAACTGAAGGTTCCTAAACTCAAGGTAGAAGACGACACAGAATGCCTTATGAGAAACGTTATGGCTTTGGAGCAGTGTCTTTATCCATGTGAGGCTCACATATGCAATTATATTTCGCTGCTGGATCAACTTATCAACACTGCTGAAGATGTGGAATTACTGGTTGAGAAGGATGTCGTTCAGAACTTTCTAGGCAGCAATGATGCAGTTGCCAATTTGTTTAACAAAATCTGTGACCAAATTGCAGAAACATCTTTCTGCTATGGAACCCTCTGA
- the LOC132804568 gene encoding peptidyl-prolyl cis-trans isomerase FKBP20-2, chloroplastic-like isoform X2, whose product MLTIFSASSLAIKRSIPSAAFPRQIGTNYGHEKQKQTLSYSFKPLQHHNRVQNIHTSTHTITVYVKDKKILVEFPTFHRDGTQTRVVTHGKYKKLDNGIYYKDICTGTGPHPKNDKGDAFTSFHAGIEYVIYDESGNRLECENRAQIKMGKKEFGPGLDKAIQHMRLGGRRMIVIPPTLAKNAEEKEYRIYDVTLCSIRIKSLLKGQNFVRVGRMRFSEAPSGNQKQGSENEEIKSSTV is encoded by the exons ATGCTGACGATTTTCTCTGCCTCCTCTCTTGCCATCAAACGCTCCATTCCTA GTGCAGCATTTCCCAGGCAGATAGGGACTAACTATGGGCATGAGAAGCAAAAGCAAACACTCAGTTATTCTTTTAAACCCCTCCAGCACCATAATAG GGTGCAAAACATACATACTTCGACGCACACTATTACAGTCTACGTGAAAGACAAAAAGATATTAGTTGAATTTCCAACATTTCATAGAGACG GTACTCAAACTCGTGTAGTTACACATGGCAAATACAAGAAGCTTGATAATGGTATATACTACAAGGATATTTGTACCGGTACTGGTCCACACCCAAAGAACGATAAAGGGGATGCTTTTACTTCATTTCAT GCTGGAATAGAATATGTCATCTATGATGAGTCGGGCAATCGTTTAGAATGTGAGAATCGAGCCCAAATCAAAATGGGAAAGAAGGAATTTGGTccag GATTAGACAAAGCCATTCAACACATGAGATTAGGAGGAAGAAGAATGATAGTTATTCCTCCGACTCTGGCTAAG AATGCAGAGGAAAAAGAGTACAGAATTTATGATGTGACACTTTGTAGTATTCGTATTAAGTCATTGTTAAAAGGACAAAACTTTGTACGCGTAGGGAGGATGAGATTTTCTGAAGCCCCCAGTGGAAATCAGAAGCAAGGAtcggaaaatgaagaaataaaatcTTCTACTGTGTAA
- the LOC132804568 gene encoding uncharacterized protein LOC132804568 isoform X1 yields the protein MLTIFSASSLAIKRSIPSILALNKAAFPGAAFPRQIGTNYGHEKQKQTLSYSFKPLQHHNRVQNIHTSTHTITVYVKDKKILVEFPTFHRDGTQTRVVTHGKYKKLDNGIYYKDICTGTGPHPKNDKGDAFTSFHAGIEYVIYDESGNRLECENRAQIKMGKKEFGPGLDKAIQHMRLGGRRMIVIPPTLAKNAEEKEYRIYDVTLCSIRIKSLLKGQNFVRVGRMRFSEAPSGNQKQGSENEEIKSSTV from the exons ATGCTGACGATTTTCTCTGCCTCCTCTCTTGCCATCAAACGCTCCATTCCTA GTATTCTGGCTCTCAACAAAGCTGCTTTTCCAGGTGCAGCATTTCCCAGGCAGATAGGGACTAACTATGGGCATGAGAAGCAAAAGCAAACACTCAGTTATTCTTTTAAACCCCTCCAGCACCATAATAG GGTGCAAAACATACATACTTCGACGCACACTATTACAGTCTACGTGAAAGACAAAAAGATATTAGTTGAATTTCCAACATTTCATAGAGACG GTACTCAAACTCGTGTAGTTACACATGGCAAATACAAGAAGCTTGATAATGGTATATACTACAAGGATATTTGTACCGGTACTGGTCCACACCCAAAGAACGATAAAGGGGATGCTTTTACTTCATTTCAT GCTGGAATAGAATATGTCATCTATGATGAGTCGGGCAATCGTTTAGAATGTGAGAATCGAGCCCAAATCAAAATGGGAAAGAAGGAATTTGGTccag GATTAGACAAAGCCATTCAACACATGAGATTAGGAGGAAGAAGAATGATAGTTATTCCTCCGACTCTGGCTAAG AATGCAGAGGAAAAAGAGTACAGAATTTATGATGTGACACTTTGTAGTATTCGTATTAAGTCATTGTTAAAAGGACAAAACTTTGTACGCGTAGGGAGGATGAGATTTTCTGAAGCCCCCAGTGGAAATCAGAAGCAAGGAtcggaaaatgaagaaataaaatcTTCTACTGTGTAA
- the LOC125423974 gene encoding uncharacterized protein LOC125423974, with translation MQMTQSTHKIRFANLVKDLKDGEIKIPFKRIKHFTDLVRKFMLPGDQFPEKDDAMLCLCTATQPSRAGVKFVRCKENRLIADINKKTEPYPMFKGVYKNYLKLEIPELKVQGNTECIMRNVMALEQFVYLDEPFICYYVCLLDQLISTTQDVEFMIDKKIVHNWLGSNEEVVCMVNKLCDQIMVSRNFYTGLCQRLNQYYDNPWNFFKATS, from the coding sequence ATGCAAATGACACAATCCACTCACAAAATCCGCTTTGCAAATCTCGTCAAGGATTTAAAAGATGGTGAAATTAAGATCCCATTCAAAAGAATCAAACATTTCACTGATTTGGTTAGAAAGTTTATGCTTCCGGGTGATCAGTTTCCAGAGAAGGATGATGCTATGTTATGTCTCTGTACTGCAACACAACCGAGTAGGGCAGGGGTGAAGTTTGTGAGATGCAAAGAGAATAGACTTATAGCtgacattaataaaaaaacagagcCTTATCCCATGTTTAAGGGTGTATATAAGaattatttgaaattggaaATCCCTGAACTGAAGGTACAAGGCAACACCGAATGCATTATGAGAAATGTCATGGCTTTGGAGCAGTTTGTTTATCTAGATGAGCCTTTTATCTGCTATTATGTTTGCCTGCTGGATCAACTCATCAGCACCACCCAAGATGTGGAATTTATGATCGACAAGAAAATTGTTCACAACTGGCTAGGCAGCAATGAGGAAGTGGTTTGCATGGTTAACAAACTGTGTGACCAAATTATGGTATCACGTAACTTCTACACTGGTCTCTGCCAAAGACTTAACCAGTATTATGACAATCCTTGGAACTTTTTCAAGGCAACCTCATGA